TAGTGTGGTGTTCAGCCCGGATGGCAAGACAATTGCTACTTGGAGTTTTAATACCGTCAAGCTATGGAATCTCTCTGGGCAGGAACTACATACCCTAAAGGGGCATAGCGGTAAAGTCTATAGTGTGGTGTTCAGCCCGGATGGCAAGACGATTGCTACTGATAGTAAAGACAAGACAGTAAAACTATGGAATCTCTCTGGACAGGAACTGCATACCCTTAAGGGGCATAGCGATGCAGTCTGGAGTGTGGTGTTCAGCCCGGATGGCAAGACGATTGCTACTAAGAGTTCTGACAAGACAGTAAAACTATGGAATCTCTCTGGGCAGGAACTGCATACCCTCAAGGGGCATAGCGGTGTAGTCACAAGTGTGGTGTTCAGCCCGGATGGTCAGACGATTGCCACTGGTAGTAGAGACAACACGGTGAAACTATGGAATCGTTCTGGGCAGGAACTGCATACCCTGAAGGGACATAGCGGTGTAGTCACAAGTGTGGTGTTCAGTCCGGATGGTCAGACGATTGTTTCTGGTAGTGAAGACAACACCGTGAAGTTATGGAATCTCTCTGGGCAGGAACTGCATACCCTTAAGGGGCATAGCGATGCAGTCTGGAGTGTGCTGTTCAGCCCGGATGGTCAGACGATTGCTTCTGGTAGTACAGACAAGACAGTAAAACTATGGAATCTCTCTGGGCAGGAACTGCATACCCTCAAGGGGCATAGCGATTTAGTCTTAAGTGTGGTGTTCAGCCCGGATGGCAAGACGATTGCTACTGGTAGTTCTGACAACACCATGAAGCTATGGAATCTCTCTGGGCAGGAACTGCATACCCTTAAGGGGCATAGCGGTTCTGTCGATAGTGTGGTGTTCAGCCCGGATGGCAAGACGATTGCCACTGGTAGTGATGACAACACAGTAATACTATGGAATATGGATTTGGATAACTTATTAATACGTGGTTGTGATTGGGCTTCTGATTATCTGAACAATAACCCCAATGTTAAGGATGACCGTCACCTTTGTGATGATGTTCTTAATAGAAAGTAATGCCGGATTCAAATCTCCAGCGATTTAGACAGTTTTTGTCAGTCAATCTGTTAACAATGACAAGAATTAGTGAAAAATGACATTAATCTGTTAACAGTGACAAATAATTAGTTAATGTACAACCTGGATTCAAAAAATGGGTGACGAGGGATTTGAACCCGCAACCAATGGATTAAGAGTCCACTGCTCTACCGTTGAGCTAGTCACCCTAAGCAACATTAGGATTTATATCTTATCACCTCAAAGCAAAGCTTGTCCAGCAAATTCAGTTAAGTCGAGGCGAGATAAATTGTTTTCATCGCGCTCGACTCCGCTTTGTTTTACGTTCTTATTTCATGAAAGTCTTTTTTATACTGCTTGAAACCTGTTGAATTTACGTCAATTAACTGCTAGGAGTTGACTGCCGTAAATTCGCCGGAATTTGTTTTGGAACAGTCCAGAAGTAAATTGTTCTTCCATCCACTTGCTCGGTTTTCTCAGGTTTCCATTCACCCATATCAAAAGCGTGCGACACGATACGGGTACCAGGTGGAAGTTTTAAGAGCTGCGGACGCAACTTGACATTGAGTTCAGGTAGCAAGTAGAGAGTTACTACTGTTGCATCACTAAAATCAGTAGTAAATAAGTCTTGCTGGAGAAACTGCACTTTGCCAGTGAGTCCTGCTTTTTGAGCATTTTCGTTAGCCTCTTTGATGCGTTGTGGATCAATATCTATACCAACAGCCTTCTTGACACCATATTTTTGTACTGCAGCAATGGGAATTCGTCCATCTCCACTACCAAGGTCATATAGAACATCATTTTTGCCAACCTTAGCAATTGTCAACATTCTATTGACGACTTCCGGAGGTGTTGGTACGTACACAACATCAGGTGTCCGTCCCGCAGGTTGGGCACTTGGTGTAGATCTTTGCTGAACTTCTACAGCAGAAGGAGATGCTTCATTCTGTGCTTGGGAATTCAGTTGCTCTTGCGGAGTGCAACCAGCCAACATTAGGCTACTTACACTGACTGTTGCAAACAAAACCTTTAAAGTTGCTTGTAATTTCATGATATATCTCTCCATGAATTTAAAGATTTTTGGAAGTAGTTCGTTGACGGTTGAGGAGCAGTAAAGGAATACCTGTTAAAAGAATAATCACTCCAGTGATACCTCCAATACCTGCATAAGTTAGGCTAGAGTATAGTAGGTATGCACAAATTGCACAAAATAGCAATGGTGTCCAAGGGTAAAGAGGCACACGGAAAGGACGAGGCACATTTGGCTCTCGGGAGCGCAGAACCAGTAATGCTACCCCAGACAGGAGAAAAAACAACCAAAACACTGGAGCTGTGTAATCTACCATTGTTTCAAAACCTTTG
This portion of the Brasilonema sennae CENA114 genome encodes:
- a CDS encoding methyltransferase domain-containing protein, whose product is MKLQATLKVLFATVSVSSLMLAGCTPQEQLNSQAQNEASPSAVEVQQRSTPSAQPAGRTPDVVYVPTPPEVVNRMLTIAKVGKNDVLYDLGSGDGRIPIAAVQKYGVKKAVGIDIDPQRIKEANENAQKAGLTGKVQFLQQDLFTTDFSDATVVTLYLLPELNVKLRPQLLKLPPGTRIVSHAFDMGEWKPEKTEQVDGRTIYFWTVPKQIPANLRQSTPSS